One region of Phragmites australis chromosome 18, lpPhrAust1.1, whole genome shotgun sequence genomic DNA includes:
- the LOC133899774 gene encoding wall-associated receptor kinase 5-like codes for MLVALVAVLVSAWPAAAATPYGNASCQRRCGDLAIPYPFGIGRGCYHYTGEGDITFGLTCNRTADGSYRTISGEAVEVIGISLRRGQARILSDIQPWCYNRTSRSMDDNGLWWTDLSDSQFRLSDEANRFTVVGCNSLAYVQSVNTGTQYMTGCMATCPNAGRLENGSCSGMGCCQAAIPRGINTYGVQFDDRFNTSGVTGFSRCSYAVLMEAAAFDFRTTYVTSGDFVESTGGKVPLVLDWVVGKETCREAVRNTTAYMCVSSNSECVDSRNGPGYLCNCSTGYEGNPYIPDGCQDVNECEDARFKYPCSIPGTCINTPGGYICSCPDKTTGNAYNGTCEAKNSQLGVHMAVGVSIGVVVLVITMSCAYTVHQKRSLSAVKKRYFKQHGGLLLLEEMKSKQGLSFTLFTKEELEEATDKFDELNVLGKGGNGTVYKGVLKDTRVVAIKKCKLISERQEKEFGKEMLILSQVNHRNVVKLYGCCLEVEVPMLVYEFIPSGTLYQHIHGRHHGSRVSFTTRLKIAHDTAEALAYLHSWASPPIIHGDVKSPNILIDEDYTAKVSDFGASTLAPTDEAQFVTFVQGTYGYLDPEYMQTSKLTGKSDVYSFGVVLLELLTCRKAMNLHALEEEINLSAHFLLSMSENRLDEILDAQIKSEQSFELIEQVAELAKQCLEMASEKRPSMREVAKELDRVRKLSKHPWGQETSGEELKALLVGSPSTSEIELSNGYVSLTDSAYLGVQSPR; via the exons ATGCTTGTTGCACTGGTCGCCGTGCTGGTTTCGGCATGGCCGGCGGCTGCCGCGACACCATACGGAAACGCCTCCTGCCAGCGCCGGTGCGGCGACCTGGCCATCCCGTACCCGTTCGGCATCGGCCGCGGCTGCTACCACTACACGGGCGAGGGCGACATCACCTTCGGCCTCACCTGTAACCGCACCGCGGACGGCAGCTACCGGACCATCAGCGGCGAGGCGGTCGAGGTTATTGGCATCTCCCTGCGCCGCGGCCAGGCGCGCATCCTCAGCGACATCCAGCCCTGGTGCTACAACCGCACGTCCCGGTCCATGGACGACAACGGCCTCTGGTGGACCGACCTCTCCGACTCGCAGTTCCGGCTCTCCGACGAGGCGAACCGGTTCACCGTCGTCGGCTGCAACTCGCTCGCCTACGTGCAGTCGGTGAACACCGGGACCCAGTACATGACCGGGTGCATGGCCACGTGCCCCAACGCAGGGCGGCTGGAGAACGGCTCCTGCTCCGGCATGGGCTGCTGCCAGGCGGCCATCCCCAGGGGGATCAATACGTATGGGGTGCAGTTCGACGACAGGTTCAACACCTCCGGGGTCACCGGCTTCAGCCGGTGCAGCTACGCCGTCCTGATGGAGGCCGCGGCATTCGACTTCCGGACCACGTACGTCACCTCTGGCGACTTCGTGGAGTCCACCGGCGGCAAGGTGCCGCTGGTGCTGGACTGGGTGGTGGGGAAGGAGACGTGCAGGGAGGCGGTGCGGAACACGACGGCGTACATGTGCGTCAGCAGCAACAGCGAGTGCGTCGATTCCAGGAACGGCCCGGGATATCTCTGCAACTGCTCCACAGGGTACGAAGGCAATCCTTACATCCCTGACGGCTGCCAAG ACGTTAACGAGTGCGAGGACGCAAGATTCAAGTACCCGTGCTCTATTCCTGGAACCTGTATCAACACTCCTGGAGGATACATCTGTTCTTGCCCCGACAAGACAACAGGCAACGCTTACAATGGCACATGCGAGGCCAAGAACTCTCAACTTGGAGTGCACATGGCAGTTG GTGTTAGCATTGGCGTAGTGGTGCTAGTAATTACCATGTCTTGTGCTTACACGGTCCACCAAAAGAGGAGCCTCTCCGCTGTGAAAAAGAGGTACTTCAAGCAACACGGGGGCCTCTTGCTGCTCGAGGAAATGAAGTCAAAGCAAGGGCTATCCTTCACATTGTTCACCAAAGAAGAGCTCGAAGAGGCGACCGACAAATTCGACGAGCTAAATGTGCTCGGAAAGGGAGGGAACGGCACTGTCTACAAGGGCGTTTTGAAAGACACAAGAGTGGTCGCAATAAAGAAGTGCAAGTTGATCAGTGAGAGACAGGAGAAAGAGTTCGGGAAGGAGATGCTCATCCTGTCCCAGGTCAACCACAGGAACGTCGTCAAGCTGTACGGCTGTTGCCTCGAGGTGGAAGTGCCCATGCTCGTCTACGAGTTCATCCCAAGTGGCACGTTGTACCAGCACATCCATGGCCGGCACCACGGATCACGCGTCTCCTTCACGACGCGTCTGAAGATCGCGCATGACACCGCTGAAGCACTTGCCTACCTCCATTCCTGGGCGTCACCCCCGATCATCCACGGCGACGTGAAATCGCCAAACATACTGATCGATGAGGACTACACCGCGAAAGTTTCGGACTTTGGAGCATCGACGTTGGCTCCGACAGATGAAGCTCAGTTCGTCACATTTGTCCAAGGGACCTACGGTTACCTCGATCCGGAGTATATGCAGACCTCGAAACTGACAGGTAAGagcgacgtgtacagcttcggtGTCGTTCTCCTGGAGCTACTCACATGTAGAAAGGCGATGAACCTCCATGCACTCGAGGAGGAGATCAACCTCTCAGCACATTTCCTCCTCTCCATGAGCGAGAACAGGCTTGACGAGATCCTGGACGCCCAGATAAAGAGCGAGCAGAGCTTTGAGCTGATCGAGCAGGTGGCAGAGCTGGCGAAGCAGTGCCTAGAGATGGCTAGCGAGAAGCGGCCCTCGATGCGGGAGGTCGCAAAAGAGCTCGACAGAGTTAGGAAGCTTTCGAAGCATCCCTGGGGGCAAGAAACTTCTGGTGAGGAGCTGAAGGCCTTGCTTGTCGGATCACCAAGCACCTCTGAAATAGAACTTAGTAATGGATATGTTAGCCTGACAGATTCAGCGTATTTAGGAGTTCAGTCTCCAAGATAA